A genomic region of Plasmodium falciparum 3D7 genome assembly, chromosome: 11 contains the following coding sequences:
- a CDS encoding ubiquitin-protein ligase, putative has protein sequence MFDGESKNRRINLSGKKQVIVNKDFFIEKAKKEKENNLTLIKRKNAFKKISDYIGFKKCLENRKKEINEVVSKRINDIILLEKIVCPSIYRQALQLCVYEFSLQSSFLYSDLNCYNYYKSMDFDGIYPPVKYLLNTLKFYNKIDENCVDKTNGVDKENEIVDEKVKDDEKIKDDDKIKDDDKIKNDDKVKNDDKVKNDDKVKNDDKVKNDDKVKNDDKIKNDDKIKNDDKVKNDDKIKNDDKVKNDDKVKNDDKVKNDDKIKNDDKVKNDDKIKNDDKVKNDDKIKNDDNNKKNNIPVGNNISEKHTLQFDENKNDNDNNMTEIESHFYYRHKKELDILIKHLDILLGNYYIYNYNIYSEYYKDVKKIKNIIPTPINNNILKHHLNDHNYTNGSFSNHNNKKHISSKGNILNIESDINTNLLHIYYLYNFIINNKFIDELVKRKITNENKKLNVFLTSRCTRSSIEMTNNNKNNMSDVDNSNRSSNVYTSVLNKKQNVKELSACLKNISDYIILSIEGIITVIKKISIYYQNKVDVKCDNIKLMIYLCDMIYIYFYILKIKGKDMKCNNIMDIKYKIKLLINFVKLNLEYIKEPYILFISFFKYNIYELFENTINIKNELKEWKILLIRIINNTYKDVDIMKELIYNNNYYYYYYNYNRSYFKVPYYNMKYYLYNQKSYDEYNISGVNLFRNLLLFVHFNKNIMYDNVLNILTDVYLFLPLEYHPYIYNNTEDINPPQKNDNSVIKIKNEENYFEKQNLSLDMGYYYNKEIIESLIYICKKYRFDKLDTLLFFLLPFRNINGKIYDTYRNYYDYMKNIEKGVYANYDKLYKSRININNNMVTNNMDHMNNNVNNNRNINISTNFKNNNKKASIHDNINNNNNNNNNNNNYMDNFENYQDKKNKGIMFYSDMNDFPFLANNQVTHYNYEDNKYNNNNNNNNNNNYLYGGHNNNVHGNFFFSLENIIGKRDKKNIGSNSYLFNDMINNDIILRIKRILIINNIHIYLIKKIYLFWCYSCKSNDNSFFKNVMFFPYYDNTHISIYLSSFCFLLYYYLVVNMFNQLIDINKFKMIKRNEVHHNDIRYNMIPKYDMENDQQHNNSNNNNNNSNNNNNNNNNNNNNNNNNNNNNNNNNVVTNFLMNKYFKRVCKLLILSLWYILKNSINCIYNELTKKKNLNVKNQQLHYMEDIDDEDIYNDEDEEHENEIIKKEENHMDVIHSKQFTSTIYSSDYNICLLNFEKINISIGDIMYDQNSYVVNKGHVYLNVQEDNICLIKRNIENEDKEQSVKCYNSMDEIKNIFDELDKINMYNYDNYVDRHMFFYNKNNTNMEHLKFAHNVKSFSNDESFQYSTPFESSSFVNDNNNNNNNNNNYSHTHINHSYNERIMTSNHNNMSSHNRGEFFFDNLKNKNTNTKKKINDDSCYSNVINYYLYKNDNKGLSYILPILLKKLYKLNSYIHIFDDEFFVIKETFNLLKNRFHIIGESNNINYNNNNNNNNNNNNNSNDEETTLYLEKNDIYLNNNIKFVNVLANYLLRYVPFTLPFDDRLLIFYHFRNKNKESIRDDSTFNILERKHMLIRRTNILEDGFISLNILDNLQIKQNVRISFIDKNGNEETGIDGGGLFKEFIILLCREIFHENFILFQNVENHTLFPKYYNENDNLILYEFSGKIIGKAIYERILIESVFNKVFLNNLIFDNMDINDLYFIDQNVFNSLLYVQNDENVEKLCLTFCIYEKKYPDGEKFTKEQYDKITNYFYELSKRNHYNMYSLHTHHNNIINNNNNNNNNNNNNLFFFNQMDNLENLFFSSDDNTYNFTNMNNFFHMINNLDSMISNVNSRNYSTFSHNNMNRNNFINIPNGINNININNIIMNDDTSNYSSTDERSAHIPPTDLEYSFSHRDFIPFHELGEQNEHMEEELPSINIRRKNMENNDDKKNKRNNKHNIYNNKNNNITNNNLCDDEQNWECIDLIENGRNIPVTDKNKKLYIKLYINYKYNQLIKKKTQRFSKGLSQLIPIKWFKLFSAHELKTLISGKDKCFDVDDLKRNVVYGGGYNENSTTVLHLFEILKDFSSNEKSLFLMFVTSCSRSPLLGFQELYPKFCIYRVPDHTRLPTASTCVNLLKLPDYLSKEVLYKNLITAINDTQGFDLS, from the coding sequence atGTTTGATGGAGAAAGTAAAAATAGAAGGATTAATTTAAGTGGGAAAAAACAAGTTATTGTGAATAAAGATTTTTTTATTGAAAAGGcaaaaaaagagaaagaaaataatttaactttaataaagagaaaaaatgcttttaaaaaaataagtgaTTATATaggttttaaaaaatgtctTGAAAATAggaagaaagaaataaatgaagTTGTTTCGAAAAGAAtcaatgatataatattattagaaaaaatagTATGTCCATCTATATATAGACAAGCTTTACAATTATGTGTATATGAGTTTTCTTTACAAtcttcttttctttattcaGATTTAAATtgctataattattataagtcTATGGACTTTGATGGAATATACCCACctgtaaaatatttattaaatactttaaaattttataataagatTGATGAAAATTGTGTGGATAAGACTAATGGAGTTGATAAGGAAAATGAAATAGTTGATGAAAAAGTAaaagatgatgaaaaaataaaagatgatgacaaaataaaagatgatgacaaaataaaaaatgatgacaaagtaaaaaatgatgacaaagtaaaaaatgatgacaaagtaaaaaatgatgacaaagtaaaaaatgatgacaaagtaaaaaatgatgacaaaataaaaaatgatgacaaaataaaaaatgatgacaaagtaaaaaatgatgacaaaataaaaaatgatgacaaagtaaaaaatgatgacaaagtaaaaaatgatgacaaagtaaaaaatgatgacaaaataaaaaatgatgacaaagtaaaaaatgatgacaaaataaaaaatgatgacaaagtaaaaaatgatgacaaaataaaaaacgatgataataataaaaagaataacatTCCAGTgggtaataatataagtgaAAAACACACACTCCAATTTGATGAAAATAagaatgataatgataataatatgacaGAAATAGAGagccatttttattataggcATAAGAAAGAGTtagatattttaataaaacatttgGATATTTTGCTgggtaattattatatatacaattataatatatatagtgaaTATTACAAGGATgttaaaaagataaaaaatattatacctacacctattaataataatattttaaaacatcatttaaatgatcataattatacaaatgGTTCCTTTtctaatcataataataaaaagcaTATTTCTTCAAAaggtaatatattaaatattgaaTCCGATATAAATACGAATCtcctacatatatattacttatacaattttataataaataataaatttattgatGAACTggttaaaagaaaaataacaaacgaaaataaaaaactcAATGTTTTTCTTACCTCTAGATGTACCAGATCATCAATTGAAATGacaaataacaataaaaataatatgagtgATGTTGATAATAGTAATAGAAGTAGTAATGTTTATACTAGTGTTttgaataaaaaacaaaatgtgAAAGAACTAAGCGCTtgcttaaaaaatataagtgattatataatattaagtaTTGAAGGAATAATTACTGTAATAAAGAAGATTTCtatttattatcaaaataagGTTGATGTAAAatgtgataatataaaattaatgatatatttatgtgatatgatatatatatatttttatatattaaaaataaaagggaAAGATAtgaaatgtaataatataatggatataaaatataaaattaaattacttataaattttgtaaaattaaatttagaatatattaaggaaccatatattttatttatatcattttttaaatataatatatatgaattatttgaaaatacaattaatataaaaaatgaattaaaagaatggaaaattttattaattaggataataaataatacatataaagatGTGGATATTATGaaagaattaatatataataataattattattattattattataattataatcgttcatattttaaagtaccttattataatatgaaatattatttatataatcaaaaaTCGTATGATGAATATAACATATCAGGTGTTAACCTTTTtagaaatttattattatttgttcattttaataaaaatataatgtatgaTAATGTTCTGAATATATTAACAgatgtgtatttatttttaccaCTTGAATATCatccatatatttataataacacAGAGGATATTAACCCCCCccaaaaaaatgataatagtgtaataaaaattaaaaatgaagagaATTATTTTGAGAAACAAAACTTATCTTTGGATATgggttattattataataaggaGATTATTGaatctttaatatatatatgtaaaaaatatcgttttgataaattagatactttgttgttttttttattgccCTTTCGTAATATTAATGGGAAGATATATGATACATAtagaaattattatgattatatgaagaatataGAAAAGGGTGTGTACGCAAATTATGATAAGTTGTATAAGTCacgtataaatataaataataatatggtaactaataatatggatcatatgaataataatgtaaataataataggaatataaatattagtacaaattttaaaaataataataaaaaagcaaGTATCcatgataatattaacaataataataataataataataataacaacaattatatggataattttgaaaattatcaggataaaaaaaataagggcATTATGTTTTATTCAGATATGAATGATTTTCCCTTTTTAGCAAATAATCAAGTGACACATTACAATTATGAagataacaaatataataataataataataataataataataataattatttgtatggtggacataataataatgttcatggaaatttttttttttcattagaaaatattattggTAAAAGAGATAAAAAGAACATAGGTTCAAATTCctatttatttaatgatatgattaataatgatataatattaagaataaaaagaattttaataataaataatatacatatatatttaattaaaaaaatatatttattttggtGTTATAGTTGTAAATCTAAtgataattcattttttaaaaatgttatgttttttccttattatgataatacgcatatatctatatacttatcatctttttgttttttattgtattattatttagttGTTAATATGTTTAATCAGTTAATAGACATAAACAAATTTAAAATGATTAAGAGAAATGAAGTACATCATAATGACATAAGGTATAATATGATCCCCAAATATGATATGGAAAATGATCAGCAGCACAACaacagtaataataataataataacagtaataataataataataacaataataataacaacaataataataataataataataataataataataataacaatgtgGTGACAAACTTCTTgatgaataaatattttaaaagggTATGTAAACTTCTTATTTTGTCCCTGTggtatatattgaaaaattccataaattgtatttataatgaactaactaaaaaaaaaaatttgaatgTAAAAAACCAACAGTTGCATTATATGGAAGATatagatgatgaagatatatataatgatgagGATGAAGAAcatgaaaatgaaataataaaaaaagaagaaaatcaTATGGATGTAATTCATTCGAAACAATTTACATCAACCATTTATAGTAgtgattataatatatgtttattgaATTTTGAAAAGATAAACATATCAATTGGTGATATAATGTATGATCAAAATAGTTATGTTGTAAATAAAGGACATGTCTATTTAAATGTACAGGAGGATAACATCTGTTTGATTAAAAGgaatatagaaaatgaagataaaGAACAAAGTGTCAAATGTTATAATAGTAtggatgaaataaaaaatatttttgatgaactagataaaataaatatgtataattatgaCAATTATGTAGACAGGCATATGTTTttttacaataaaaataatacaaatatggAACATTTAAAATTTGCTCATAATGTTAAGTCTTTTTCAAATGATGAATCATTTCAATATAGTACTCCTTTTGAAAGTAGTTCATTtgttaatgataataataataataataataataataataattattcacACACACATATTAATCATAGTTACAATGAACGAATAATGACAAGCAACCATAATAACATGTCTTCACATAACCGCGGAGAGTTTTTTTtcgataatttaaaaaacaaaaatacaaatacgAAGAAAAAGATTAACGACGATTCTTGTTATTCGAATgtgataaattattatttatacaagaatgataataaagGGTTAAGTTACATTTTGCcgatattattaaaaaagttatataaattgaatagctacatacatatatttgatgacgaattttttgtaataaaagaaacttttaatttattaaaaaatcgttttcatataataggtgagagtaataatataaattataataacaacaacaacaataataataataataataataatagtaatgatgaagaaacaacattatatttagaaaaaaatgatatatatttaaataataatatcaaattTGTAAATGTTTTGgcaaattatttattacgTTATGTTCCTTTTACTTTACCATTTGATGATcgtttattaatattttatcattttcgaaataaaaataaagagagCATAAGAGATGATTcaacatttaatatattagaaaGAAAACATATGTTAATAAGAAGAACGAATATTTTAGAAGATggatttatatcattaaatatattagataacttacaaataaaacaaaatgttCGTATATCGTTTATAGATAAAAATGGAAATGAAGAAACAGGAATAGATGGTGGAGGtttatttaaagaatttattatattattatgtagaGAAATATTTcatgaaaattttatattatttcagaATGTTGAAAATCATACTTTATTTcctaaatattataatgaaaatgataatttaattttatatgaattttcTGGGAAAATTATTGGAAAAGCAATATATGAAAGAATTTTAATTGAATCAGTTTTTAATAaggtatttttaaataatttaatatttgataatatggatattaatgatttatattttatagacCAAAATGTATTTAATAGTTTATTGTATGTtcaaaatgatgaaaatgtgGAGAAATTATGTTTaactttttgtatatatgaaaaaaaatatccagATGGTGAAAAATTTACAAAGGAgcaatatgataaaataacaaattatttttacGAATTATCTAAGAGGAATCATTACAATATGTATAGTCTTCACACACACCATAACAACATCatcaacaataataataataataataataataataataataatctttttttttttaatcagaTGGATAATTTGGAGAACCTTTTCTTTTCAAGTGatgataatacatataattttacaaatatgaataatttttttcacatGATAAATAATTTAGATTCTATGATTAGTAATGTCAATTCAAGAAATTATTCCACATTTTCTCATAACAATATGAATAGAAATAATTTCATTAATATACCAAATGGtataaacaatattaatattaataatataataatgaatgaTGATACTTCAAACTATAGTAGTACAGACGAAAGAAGTGCACACATTCCTCCAACGGATTTAGAATACTCTTTTTCCCACAGAGACTTTATTCCATTTCATGAATTAGGAGAACAAAATGAGCATATGGAAGAAGAACTCCCTTCCATTAATATAAGGAGAAAgaatatggaaaataatgatgataagaaaaataaaagaaataataaacataatatatacaataataagaataataacaTAACTAATAATAACCTTTGTGACGATGAACAAAATTGGGAATGCATAGATCTCATAGAAAATGGACGAAATATCCCTGTAacagataaaaataaaaaattgtatataaaattatatataaattataaatacaatcaattaataaagaaaaaaacacaaCGATTTTCAAAAGGATTATCACAGCTAATACCCATAAAATGGTTTAAACTTTTTAGTGCTCATGAATTAAAAACACTTATATCAGGAAAAGATAAATGTTTTGATGTAGAcgatttaaaaagaaatgttGTATACGGAGGTggatataatgaaaatagtACTACTGTTTTACATTTATtcgaaatattaaaagatttttcatcaaatgaaaaaagCTTATTTCTTATGTTTGTAACAAGTTGTTCAAGATCCCCTTTACTAGGATTTCAAGAATTATATCcaaaattttgtatatacAGGGTACCTGATCATACAAGATTGCCTACTGCTTCTACTTGTGTTAATTTGTTGAAATTACCTGATTATTTATCAAAAGAAGTTTTGTATAAAAATTTGATCACGGCAATAAATGATACACAGGGATTTGATTTGAGTTAa
- a CDS encoding splicing factor U2AF small subunit, putative — protein MAEHLARIIGTEEDRVNCPFFWKIGACRHGDQCSRSHYKPNCAQTLVIRHMYDNPPIAVAIAEGQMVEDEVLDKAADHFEEFYEEVFDELMKYGEIEDMVVCDNIGDHIIGNVYIKYTHEDYAEKAVNELNGRFYAGKPLQIEYTPVTDFREARCRQFVEGQCRRGGYCNFMHIKHVPRTVKRKLFRRMYKKYPEYKKRRARKDDSDDDGRRESYREGKDKYKRDRRSSHHYSSKRKNRSDNEDDDDDEERSYKHARRENSAERREKIERWNKEREMKNMNKEDNKSNADEKED, from the coding sequence atggcTGAGCATTTAGCTCGAATTATTGGGACAGAAGAGGACAGAGTTAACTGTCcttttttttggaaaataGGTGCTTGTCGTCATGGTGATCAATGTAGTAGAAGTCATTATAAACCAAATTGTGCTCAGACATTAGTAATAAGACATATGTATGATAACCCACCTATAGCTGTTGCAATAGCAGAAGGTCAAATGGTAGAAGATGAAGTATTAGATAAAGCAGCTGACCATTTTGAAGAATTTTATGAAGAAGTATTTGATGAATTAATGAAATATGGAGAGATTGAAGATATGGTTGTTTGTGATAATATAGGTGATCATATTATTGGTAATgtgtatattaaatatacacatgAGGATTATGCTGAAAAGGCGGTAAACGAGTTAAATGGTAGATTTTATGCAGGAAAACCATTACAAATTGAATATACACCAGTTACCGATTTTAGAGAAGCACGATGTCGACAATTTGTAGAAGGTCAATGTCGAAGAGGCGGTTATTGTAACTTTATGCATATCAAACATGTTCCTAGAACTGTTAAAAGAAAACTATTTAGGagaatgtataaaaaatatcctgaatataaaaaaagaagagcAAGAAAAGACGATTCAGATGATGATGGACGTCGTGAAAGTTATAGAGAAGGAAAAgacaaatataaaagagaTAGACGTAGTAGTCATCATTATTCATCAAAACGAAAAAATAGAAGTgataatgaagatgatgacGATGATGAAGAAAGAAGCTATAAACACGCAAGAAGAGAAAATAGTGCCGAACGAAGAGAAAAAATTGAAAGATGGAATAAAGAAagagaaatgaaaaatatgaataaagaaGATAATAAGTCAAATGCAGATGAAAAAGAGGACTGA
- a CDS encoding AP-4 complex subunit mu, putative, giving the protein MVISQFYILSPRGDTIINRDFRGDIIKGSAEVFFRNVKLYKGDAPPVFYLNGINFTYLKSNSLYFVVTSLFNISPSYLIELLHRLLKIFKDFCGQITEELIRTNFILIYEIIDEIIDYGYLQNSNTEYIKNLIHNEIATNNNTVKKFANLPNFSIKNTNTLPSNASQKPIQINDKKNEIFIDIVEKINLIMNSNGEIVYSYIDGVIQIKSYLLGNPFIKIALNDDLYIKNIHHDNSNNIIIDDCNFNHLVNLSQFEKDKILSLYQPDGECVLMNYRINNNFKAPFKIYANVIYNQNHTVELCIRIRLDIPSQYTCTNVFVYCNLCKHITNVHLDLNTNSDLFSAQYISNENKLLWTIKKFKGEHEYSIRSKITLSPHYAFSKRDFGPIYILFEIPMFNLSKLRIKYLRIIENYKTSNTHRWVRYITQSSSYVYRLN; this is encoded by the exons atggTGATATcccaattttatattttgtctCCAAGAGGGGATACCATTATTAATAGAGATTTTCGTggagatataataaaaggtaGTGCCGAAGTATTTTTTCGaaatgtaaaattatataaaggtGATGCACCTCCagttttttatttgaatggtataaattttacatatttgaAAAGTAAtagtttatattttgtagTAACATCATTGTTTAATATTTCTCCAAGTTATTTAATTGAATTATTACATCGGTTgctaaaaatatttaaagatTTTTGTGGACAAATTACAGAAGAATTAATACGAaccaattttattttaatatatgaaataatagaTGAAATAATAGATTATGGTTATTTACAAAATAGTAATacagaatatataaaaaatctaATACATAATGAAATAgcaacaaataataatacagtGAAAAAATTTGCCAACCTACCTAatttttctataaaaaatacaaatacatTACCATCAAATGCATCCCAAAAACCTATACaaattaatgataaaaaaaatgaaatatttatagatatagttgaaaaaattaatttaattatgaaTTCGAATGGAGAAATagtatattcatatattgatggtgttatacaaataaaatctTATTTATTAGGAAATCCATTTATCAAAATAGCTTTGAAtgatgatttatatattaaaaatattcatcatgataattcaaataatattattattgacgATTGTAATTTTAATCATCTAGTTAATTTATCACAAtttgaaaaagataaaattctATCTTTATACCAACCAGATGGTGAATGTGTACTTATGAATTATCGAATCAATAATAACTTTAAAGCgccttttaaaatatatgctaatgttatatataaccaAAATCATACG GTAGAATTGTGTATAAGAATACGGCTAGATATCCCTTCTCAATATACATGCACAAATGTATTTGTTTATTGCAATTTATGTAAACACATAACTAATGTACATTTGGACTTGAATACGAATTCGGATTTATTCTCAGCtcaatatatatcaaatgagAACAAATTATTATGGACCATCAAAAAATTcaag GGAGAACACGAATATAGTATTCGATCAAAAATTACCTTAAGTCCTCATTATGCCTTTTCAAAACGAGATTTTGgacctatatatattttatttgaaataCCAATGTTTAATTTATCAAAACTTAGAATAAAATATCTGAGGATAATTGAAAATTACAAAACAAGTAATACGCACCGATGGGTGCGTTATATAACTCAATCTTCTTCATATGTTTACCGTTTGAactga